From the Maioricimonas rarisocia genome, one window contains:
- a CDS encoding DUF3472 domain-containing protein, with product MPLRSLLLTLALLIPAATPAVAAADEPEYKRMPWHLVDLWWDLGEKTPFQSYSVDVTISEDLPDSTNLYIAPIGIAHLSDVPFYGGIQTQCDGNTKADRRLRKLGHGLLMSMWGERSFDAIRPSIGGYCQSSGHEGDFVSVRRPYQWSKGTCTYRVVRMDEEVVDGKPCTWVGAFVHSHEKDENVFIGALRFPASELVLSQKVASFVEVYGRRVPVDQIPQVTVTFGNLKLNGEPAGVKSVDAIYPKDVPDYAEAKPQDGTVVIEVGQPVEGRTNRRVQLWGN from the coding sequence ATGCCGCTCCGATCACTCCTCCTCACGCTCGCTCTCCTCATTCCCGCTGCTACCCCTGCCGTCGCGGCCGCCGATGAGCCCGAATACAAGCGGATGCCCTGGCACCTCGTCGACCTCTGGTGGGACCTGGGCGAAAAGACCCCGTTCCAGAGTTACAGCGTCGACGTCACCATCAGCGAAGACCTCCCCGATTCCACCAACCTCTACATCGCACCGATCGGCATCGCACACCTCAGCGACGTGCCGTTCTACGGCGGCATCCAGACGCAGTGTGACGGCAACACGAAGGCCGACCGCCGGCTCCGCAAACTCGGCCACGGGCTGCTGATGTCGATGTGGGGCGAACGCAGCTTCGACGCCATCCGTCCGTCGATCGGCGGCTACTGCCAGAGCTCCGGCCACGAAGGAGACTTCGTCAGCGTCCGCCGCCCGTACCAGTGGAGCAAAGGAACCTGCACCTACCGTGTCGTCCGCATGGACGAAGAGGTCGTCGACGGCAAGCCCTGCACCTGGGTCGGAGCGTTCGTCCACTCGCACGAGAAGGACGAAAACGTCTTCATCGGGGCACTGCGGTTCCCCGCGAGCGAACTCGTCCTCTCGCAGAAGGTCGCCAGCTTCGTCGAAGTCTACGGCCGCCGCGTCCCGGTCGATCAGATCCCGCAGGTGACGGTGACGTTCGGCAACCTCAAGCTCAACGGCGAGCCGGCCGGCGTGAAGAGCGTCGACGCGATCTACCCGAAGGATGTGCCGGACTACGCCGAGGCGAAGCCGCAGGACGGCACCGTCGTCATCGAAGTCGGCCAGCCGGTCGAGGGCCGGACAAATCGCCGCGTGCAGCTGTGGGGGAACTGA
- a CDS encoding transposase, which yields MSDRRRILDDRLYCHFVTFSCHRRRRLLDLDQPKRILLGQRNDQLDRQNARCVGFVVMPDHVHAVVWFPEAGQLSRFMHGWKRLSSYAIRDWYRRPTTVAGTSPSLPPAWHAEEYG from the coding sequence ATGTCGGATCGTCGCAGGATCCTCGACGATCGCCTCTACTGTCACTTCGTGACGTTTTCCTGCCATCGCCGCCGACGTCTGCTGGACCTGGATCAACCGAAGCGGATCCTGCTGGGACAGCGGAACGACCAGCTCGACCGCCAGAACGCCCGCTGTGTCGGCTTCGTCGTCATGCCGGATCACGTACACGCTGTCGTCTGGTTTCCCGAGGCGGGGCAATTGAGCCGGTTCATGCATGGCTGGAAGCGGCTGTCGAGCTATGCGATCCGTGACTGGTACCGTCGGCCCACGACGGTTGCTGGGACCAGTCCCAGCCTACCCCCTGCATGGCATGCGGAAGAGTACGGTTGA
- a CDS encoding ferritin-like domain-containing protein — MPTSLEWRQYYEQNARSLLPIPWEAGNELTADERRAVADSVQGFQAGESSEGRHLYRDAERYAQKTGDHEYLAAIRLFIAEEQRHARDLARFLQLNDIPIIRTTFPDRVFRKLRHMFGGLEISVAVLITAEIIAKVYYAALQKATGSTVLIALCEQILRDEEKHVAFQAEQLGRLRRGRRRLLQAMTMGLQRFLYFGTCIVVWWYHGRAFRKGGVNLRQYWRSCWREFNGAFAIAARVASSPVPVSAAVPAPQAPI; from the coding sequence GTGCCGACGTCCCTCGAGTGGCGGCAGTATTACGAGCAGAACGCCCGGTCGCTGCTCCCGATCCCGTGGGAAGCCGGCAATGAGCTGACCGCCGACGAACGCCGGGCCGTTGCCGACTCGGTCCAGGGGTTTCAGGCAGGCGAAAGCTCCGAAGGTCGTCACCTGTACCGCGATGCCGAACGGTACGCACAGAAGACCGGCGATCACGAGTATCTTGCCGCCATCCGGCTGTTTATTGCCGAGGAACAGCGGCACGCCCGCGACCTGGCCCGGTTCCTCCAGCTCAACGACATTCCGATCATCCGCACGACGTTTCCCGACCGTGTCTTCCGGAAGCTGCGGCACATGTTCGGCGGGCTGGAGATCTCGGTCGCCGTGCTGATCACCGCCGAGATCATCGCCAAGGTGTACTATGCCGCGCTGCAGAAGGCGACCGGCTCGACGGTGCTCATCGCTCTGTGCGAACAGATCCTGCGGGATGAAGAGAAGCACGTCGCGTTTCAGGCCGAGCAGCTTGGCAGGCTTCGCCGCGGCCGCCGTCGACTGCTGCAGGCGATGACGATGGGACTTCAGCGGTTTCTGTATTTCGGCACCTGCATCGTGGTGTGGTGGTATCACGGCCGGGCGTTCCGGAAGGGGGGCGTGAACCTGAGGCAATACTGGCGATCCTGCTGGAGGGAGTTCAACGGGGCGTTCGCCATTGCCGCGCGGGTGGCGAGCTCTCCGGTCCCCGTATCCGCAGCCGTGCCGGCCCCGCAGGCACCGATCTGA
- a CDS encoding MBOAT family O-acyltransferase, giving the protein MGYIPAEFGLAIAVAYLIAHAAWPLLARGGMSNGVGVVVAVVAIGACPLLIPAHHVVDRAFSCLLFLDPIFRLVDYARQVRQGKAGPVSWKERAIFLIPFPFLLTVLGAKRRARAEPRLPAANVIRFLIAFTLGVGAFLLCMMSDRVAALRESFILDHLVKMILFLVVVESGSQALLVLERAFGYRAPPIINQVWRSRTPAEFWIRFNQRVQQWLYLNVFVPAGGRRRRVVGVLAVFLVSGLFHEIFFAVSTRRVDGYQLIFFMLQAPAVLASPLLDRLAGLGIAGRIAAHGLTWLWFAVTSPFFFHAADRVFEFFYASQPWLP; this is encoded by the coding sequence ATGGGATACATCCCCGCAGAGTTCGGCCTGGCGATTGCGGTCGCGTACCTGATTGCGCACGCGGCCTGGCCGCTGCTTGCGCGGGGCGGAATGAGCAATGGCGTGGGCGTCGTCGTCGCGGTGGTCGCGATCGGTGCGTGCCCGCTGCTGATCCCCGCACATCACGTCGTGGACCGGGCGTTCTCGTGTCTGCTGTTTCTCGATCCGATCTTTCGCCTGGTGGATTACGCGCGGCAGGTGCGACAGGGGAAGGCGGGGCCGGTGTCGTGGAAAGAGCGGGCGATCTTTCTGATTCCCTTTCCGTTTCTGCTGACGGTTCTGGGTGCGAAGCGGCGGGCGCGGGCCGAACCGCGGTTGCCGGCGGCGAACGTCATCCGGTTTCTCATCGCGTTCACGCTGGGGGTGGGGGCGTTCCTGCTGTGCATGATGAGTGATCGCGTGGCGGCACTGCGGGAGTCGTTCATTCTGGATCACCTTGTGAAGATGATTCTCTTTCTTGTGGTGGTCGAATCGGGCTCGCAGGCGCTGCTCGTCCTCGAGCGGGCGTTCGGCTATCGGGCTCCCCCCATCATCAACCAGGTGTGGCGATCGCGTACGCCGGCCGAGTTCTGGATCAGGTTCAACCAGCGGGTCCAGCAGTGGCTGTACCTGAACGTATTCGTGCCGGCCGGGGGACGCAGGCGGCGGGTGGTGGGCGTGCTCGCGGTGTTTCTGGTGAGTGGCCTGTTCCACGAGATTTTCTTTGCGGTCTCCACGCGTCGGGTCGACGGGTACCAGCTCATCTTCTTCATGCTGCAGGCGCCGGCCGTGCTGGCATCGCCGTTGCTGGATCGCCTGGCGGGTCTGGGCATTGCCGGACGGATCGCCGCCCACGGGCTGACGTGGCTGTGGTTCGCGGTGACGTCGCCATTCTTCTTCCATGCGGCAGACCGGGTGTTCGAGTTCTTCTACGCGAGCCAGCCGTGGCTGCCGTGA
- a CDS encoding Imm21 family immunity protein gives MQSVSSFGGPYVLLPKVTVDRWMDELGDAPAPDHGLYGMACSVDGWCGIIRPWETPLLVFGDEPADIYWLPGGEGGLFIRWLAADSLAQLTAFAESVAAAGNWTERLEWDAVTGDYVLMDTCAAPGDPSARMEIPLTPGRYAVESQYAESGEVMTVITRLQLVG, from the coding sequence ATGCAATCCGTTTCCAGTTTCGGAGGACCGTACGTCCTTTTGCCAAAGGTCACCGTCGACCGCTGGATGGACGAACTCGGCGACGCACCAGCCCCGGATCATGGGCTGTACGGCATGGCCTGTTCCGTCGACGGCTGGTGCGGCATCATCCGCCCGTGGGAAACCCCGCTGCTGGTCTTCGGCGACGAGCCGGCGGATATCTACTGGCTGCCCGGCGGTGAAGGAGGCCTGTTCATTCGATGGCTCGCGGCGGACTCGCTCGCGCAGTTGACGGCATTCGCGGAATCGGTTGCCGCGGCCGGCAACTGGACCGAGCGGCTGGAATGGGACGCTGTGACGGGCGATTATGTTCTGATGGACACCTGCGCGGCCCCCGGCGATCCGTCAGCACGTATGGAGATCCCGCTCACTCCCGGGAGATACGCGGTGGAATCGCAATATGCAGAATCCGGCGAGGTGATGACGGTCATCACGCGGCTGCAGTTGGTGGGATAG
- a CDS encoding REP-associated tyrosine transposase, producing MSDRRRVIDDRLYCHFITFSCDRRRRLLDLDCPKRILMGQLNDQLERQKARCVGFVIMPDHVHAVVWFPEAGQLSRFVHGWKRLSSYAIRQWYRQQKARYFHTTEPGTRVWTPKYYAFQIDSSDKLEEKLTYMHMNPVRAGLVERAVDWPWSSARWYETRRSVGVPIDWVH from the coding sequence ATGTCGGATCGCCGGCGGGTCATCGACGACCGCCTCTACTGTCACTTCATCACCTTCTCCTGCGATCGCCGCAGGCGGTTGCTCGACCTCGACTGCCCAAAGCGGATCCTGATGGGGCAACTGAATGATCAGCTCGAGCGTCAGAAGGCACGTTGTGTCGGCTTCGTCATCATGCCCGATCACGTACACGCTGTCGTCTGGTTTCCCGAGGCGGGGCAATTGAGCCGGTTCGTCCACGGCTGGAAAAGGCTTTCCAGCTATGCAATTCGGCAATGGTACCGACAGCAGAAGGCTCGCTACTTTCATACGACGGAACCTGGAACGCGGGTCTGGACGCCCAAGTATTATGCGTTTCAGATTGATTCAAGCGACAAGCTGGAAGAGAAGCTGACGTACATGCACATGAACCCTGTTCGTGCAGGACTGGTCGAGCGTGCGGTGGACTGGCCATGGAGTTCTGCGAGATGGTACGAAACGAGGCGATCCGTCGGTGTGCCAATCGATTGGGTTCATTAA
- a CDS encoding MFS transporter — translation MADSPTPPVDDRRWYEGITRYQWLVLLIASLGWVFDIFEGQIFVASMNEAMPSLMEQLPGETEEAFTGRRRFYDNIALAAFLLGGATGGIIFGMLSDRIGRKQAMTFTILFYSLFTCVSAFSQEWWHLAGLRFLVAMGVGGEWAVASSLVFEVFPRRARAHVGGIFHASSIFGTWLAIAAGAFIIGNPWFDQLASDVGIPSLKWRLGFALGVLPALLIIWIRKNLKEPESWHQAKQRASEDSTQQVGRLQDLFASGLLLHTVVGFTLAAVGMATFWGVHIYGKDVFRAAAQNVEIEAAVADPDSLADPDVPGRSELVQQVSEVDNATSLTEETRTAVIAARKNQLKRWEMLGMFLVTTGGGIGLVSFGPISQRIGRRAAFLIYHVGGLIAALAMFQIDFDMDTLYVALPIFGFLTLGMHAGYAIYFPELYPTRLRGTGTGFCFNAGRIAAAPILFIAGWLQKDVGLSLGNACSLLSLLYLVGAVVLLFAPETRGRELFETAEDTQEPAGDAPATDV, via the coding sequence GTGGCCGATTCGCCGACACCCCCCGTCGATGACCGTCGCTGGTACGAAGGCATCACCCGCTACCAGTGGCTCGTGCTTCTCATCGCTTCGCTGGGATGGGTGTTCGACATCTTCGAAGGCCAGATCTTCGTCGCCAGCATGAACGAGGCCATGCCCTCGCTCATGGAACAGCTCCCCGGCGAAACCGAAGAAGCATTCACAGGGCGTCGCCGCTTCTATGACAACATCGCCCTGGCAGCATTCCTGCTCGGCGGAGCGACCGGTGGCATCATCTTCGGGATGCTCAGTGACCGCATCGGCCGCAAGCAGGCGATGACGTTCACCATCCTCTTCTATTCGCTGTTTACCTGCGTCTCCGCCTTCTCGCAGGAGTGGTGGCACCTCGCGGGACTCCGCTTCCTGGTTGCCATGGGGGTCGGCGGCGAATGGGCCGTCGCCAGTTCGCTCGTCTTCGAAGTCTTCCCCCGCCGGGCCCGTGCGCACGTGGGAGGCATCTTCCACGCCTCCAGTATCTTCGGCACCTGGCTCGCCATCGCGGCCGGAGCCTTCATTATCGGCAACCCCTGGTTCGATCAGCTGGCCAGCGATGTCGGCATCCCCTCGCTCAAGTGGCGGCTCGGTTTCGCACTCGGCGTGCTGCCGGCCCTGCTCATCATCTGGATCCGCAAGAACCTCAAGGAACCGGAAAGCTGGCATCAGGCCAAGCAGCGTGCCAGCGAAGACTCCACGCAGCAGGTCGGTCGCCTTCAGGATCTCTTCGCTTCGGGCCTGCTGCTGCACACCGTGGTCGGATTCACCCTCGCTGCCGTTGGCATGGCGACCTTCTGGGGCGTCCACATCTACGGCAAGGATGTCTTTCGTGCCGCCGCACAGAATGTCGAGATCGAAGCGGCCGTTGCCGATCCCGACTCTCTCGCCGATCCGGACGTCCCCGGCCGGAGCGAACTCGTCCAGCAGGTCAGTGAGGTCGATAACGCGACTTCCCTGACCGAGGAGACCCGCACCGCTGTGATTGCCGCCCGCAAGAACCAGCTCAAACGCTGGGAAATGCTGGGCATGTTTCTGGTCACCACCGGCGGAGGAATCGGCCTGGTTTCGTTCGGACCGATCTCGCAGCGGATCGGTCGGCGGGCCGCCTTCCTGATCTATCACGTCGGTGGACTCATCGCGGCCCTGGCAATGTTCCAGATCGACTTTGATATGGACACACTGTACGTGGCGCTGCCGATTTTCGGCTTCCTGACCCTCGGCATGCATGCCGGCTATGCGATCTACTTCCCGGAGCTGTATCCGACCCGCTTGCGTGGAACCGGCACCGGCTTCTGCTTTAACGCCGGCCGCATCGCCGCCGCACCGATCCTGTTCATTGCCGGCTGGCTGCAGAAAGACGTCGGCCTCTCGCTCGGCAACGCCTGTTCGCTGCTGAGTCTGCTCTACCTGGTTGGCGCGGTCGTGCTGTTGTTCGCTCCGGAAACCCGCGGCCGCGAGCTGTTCGAGACGGCCGAAGACACGCAGGAACCGGCCGGCGACGCCCCCGCCACCGACGTGTAG
- the glnD gene encoding [protein-PII] uridylyltransferase translates to MSTFTTAADDAVALRKSRVNAIRAKARALFDAGTPGIHIASSIGNATDQLVCDFVAEALASHNPGERRHIADSAAVVAVGGTGRGDLAPYSDVDLLFLDGGAASSNFRSAVNLVVQSCWDAKLKLGHAVRTVGECVAMARQDPQIATAVLEARLLWGSQPLFEKLRQRFQRRVVRSRLRAYVDACIEARSHDWTDGRPAMQELEPNIKSSLGGLRDAHLVRWIGGGVFSVRDTDSLRLAGALTRDEARQLKAGYEFLTRVRIDLHLAAGQPTEILTRDEQLRIAEDRGVAESAGQRSVERFMQEYFQHSSNIAQITQRFVARHRPRSIVAVSRSFIVAHRADRYLRVTGNFVDVGERDLPRVCRSLESILRLYKSAALYGVVPTQRVAEAITAAVKDLQQTPSAEAAELFMDILGCTRHLGPVLRSMYATRLLDVLIPAFTHARCLLQFNQYHHYTVDEHTLRTIEAVTSYDDDDGPIGAAYRSIRHKELLHLALLLHDLGKGFEEDHSDVGKVLAEETARRLSLTKHQTHQLAFLVHKHLEMSLLAFRRDISDPKLLVEFGHQVGSPETLRMLYVLTAADITAVGPGVWTDWKGELLADLYDRVLLILSGKHFSYHEKERMRQIKRHVARSVVPTDDDLDAESWQRWVDKQLAGFSAYYLTCTAPELIAADLDVIQNLDPDEFSVTVLNEEETGTCEYCVITKNPALVPGCFHKIVGVLTAKRLEILSADINTASGGVIVDRFRVIDHDYEGSVPQLRFDEVRDAMKEVICGTTSVESLFQRYKRFGAENQPEPVSDLPTRVALDAESSDSRTIVDVFAHDRPGLLYAIARTLFELNLSVDLAKIATHFDQVVDVFYITELDGQKVTDGSRLQEIRETLEQRLLEFEQQEHRVFVQ, encoded by the coding sequence ATGAGTACCTTTACGACGGCCGCCGATGACGCGGTCGCCCTCAGGAAATCCCGCGTCAACGCGATCCGCGCGAAGGCCCGTGCGCTCTTCGACGCCGGCACGCCCGGAATCCATATCGCCTCGTCGATCGGCAATGCCACCGATCAGCTGGTCTGCGACTTCGTCGCCGAGGCGCTCGCCAGCCACAACCCCGGCGAGCGGCGGCATATCGCCGATTCCGCAGCCGTCGTGGCGGTCGGAGGGACCGGCCGGGGCGACCTGGCCCCTTACTCCGACGTCGACCTGCTGTTTCTCGACGGAGGTGCCGCCTCTTCCAACTTCCGCTCGGCGGTCAATCTCGTCGTGCAGTCCTGCTGGGACGCCAAACTGAAGCTTGGGCATGCCGTCCGCACCGTCGGCGAATGCGTCGCCATGGCGCGACAGGATCCGCAGATCGCCACCGCCGTTCTCGAGGCACGTCTGCTCTGGGGAAGCCAGCCCCTGTTCGAGAAGCTGAGGCAGCGGTTTCAGCGACGTGTGGTCCGGTCCCGCCTGCGCGCCTACGTCGACGCCTGTATCGAGGCCCGTTCGCACGACTGGACTGACGGTCGCCCGGCCATGCAGGAACTCGAGCCGAACATCAAGAGCTCCCTCGGCGGACTCCGCGATGCCCACCTGGTGCGCTGGATCGGTGGTGGCGTCTTCAGCGTGCGCGACACCGATTCCCTCCGGCTTGCCGGGGCCCTCACCCGCGATGAGGCCCGGCAGCTCAAGGCGGGCTACGAGTTTCTCACCCGCGTCCGTATCGACCTGCACCTCGCGGCCGGGCAGCCCACCGAGATCCTCACCCGCGACGAACAACTCCGCATTGCGGAAGACCGGGGCGTCGCCGAGTCCGCCGGTCAGCGCTCCGTCGAACGCTTCATGCAGGAGTACTTCCAGCACAGCAGCAACATCGCACAGATCACGCAGCGTTTCGTCGCCCGCCATCGCCCCCGCTCGATCGTGGCAGTCTCCCGCAGCTTCATCGTTGCCCATCGGGCTGATCGCTATCTGCGGGTGACCGGCAACTTCGTCGACGTGGGGGAGCGCGACCTGCCCCGCGTCTGCCGGAGCCTGGAGTCGATTCTCCGGCTCTACAAATCGGCCGCCCTCTACGGCGTCGTTCCCACGCAGCGCGTCGCCGAAGCGATCACCGCGGCCGTCAAGGACCTGCAGCAGACTCCCTCCGCCGAAGCCGCCGAACTGTTCATGGACATCCTCGGCTGCACACGGCATCTCGGGCCGGTCCTCCGCAGCATGTACGCAACCCGGTTGCTGGATGTGCTCATCCCGGCCTTCACGCATGCCCGCTGTCTGCTGCAGTTCAACCAGTACCACCACTACACTGTCGACGAACATACGCTGCGGACGATCGAAGCCGTCACCTCGTACGACGACGATGATGGACCGATCGGGGCCGCCTATCGCTCGATCCGCCACAAGGAACTGCTCCACCTGGCCCTGCTGCTGCACGATCTGGGCAAAGGCTTCGAAGAGGACCACAGCGACGTGGGCAAAGTCCTCGCCGAAGAGACCGCCCGGCGACTGTCCCTCACGAAGCATCAGACCCATCAGCTCGCTTTCCTCGTGCACAAGCACCTGGAGATGTCGCTGCTGGCGTTCCGCAGGGACATTTCCGATCCCAAACTCCTCGTCGAGTTCGGGCATCAGGTCGGCAGCCCGGAAACACTGCGGATGCTCTACGTCCTCACGGCCGCCGACATCACCGCCGTCGGCCCCGGCGTCTGGACCGACTGGAAGGGGGAACTGCTGGCCGATCTGTACGACCGCGTCCTGTTGATCCTCTCCGGCAAACACTTCAGCTACCACGAGAAGGAACGGATGCGGCAGATCAAACGGCACGTCGCCCGCTCCGTCGTCCCCACTGACGACGACCTCGATGCCGAAAGCTGGCAGCGGTGGGTCGACAAGCAGCTCGCCGGCTTCTCCGCCTACTACCTCACCTGCACTGCCCCCGAGTTGATCGCCGCCGACCTCGACGTCATTCAGAACCTCGATCCCGACGAGTTCTCGGTGACCGTGCTCAACGAAGAAGAGACCGGCACCTGCGAGTACTGCGTCATCACGAAGAATCCGGCACTGGTACCGGGTTGCTTCCACAAGATCGTCGGCGTGCTGACCGCCAAGCGTCTGGAGATCCTCTCTGCCGACATCAATACCGCCTCCGGCGGGGTGATCGTCGACCGCTTCCGCGTCATCGACCACGACTACGAGGGCAGCGTCCCCCAGTTGCGGTTCGACGAAGTCCGGGATGCAATGAAAGAGGTCATCTGCGGCACGACCTCCGTCGAGTCGCTGTTTCAGCGGTACAAACGGTTCGGTGCCGAGAACCAGCCCGAGCCGGTCTCCGATCTTCCCACACGTGTTGCTCTCGATGCCGAATCGTCCGACAGCCGCACCATCGTCGACGTCTTCGCCCACGACCGCCCCGGTCTGCTCTACGCCATTGCCAGAACGCTCTTTGAGTTGAATCTCTCCGTCGATCTGGCGAAGATCGCAACGCACTTCGATCAGGTGGTCGACGTGTTCTACATCACCGAACTTGACGGGCAGAAGGTGACCGACGGCAGCAGACTGCAGGAGATCCGCGAAACGCTCGAACAGCGGCTGCTCGAATTCGAGCAGCAGGAACACCGCGTCTTCGTGCAGTAA
- a CDS encoding P-II family nitrogen regulator, translating into MKRIEAIIRHYKLEDVKDALTEKGIVGMTVSEVRGFGRQRGHKEQYRGTEYTVDFLPKLKLELVVADDVVATAVDTISAVARTGRVGDGKIFITSVEDVIRIRTGESGGEAI; encoded by the coding sequence ATGAAACGAATTGAAGCCATCATTCGCCACTACAAGCTCGAAGACGTCAAGGACGCGCTGACCGAAAAGGGAATCGTCGGCATGACCGTCAGCGAAGTGCGGGGCTTTGGTCGGCAGCGCGGTCACAAGGAGCAGTATCGCGGCACCGAGTACACCGTCGACTTCCTTCCCAAACTCAAACTCGAACTGGTCGTCGCCGACGATGTCGTGGCTACCGCTGTCGATACGATCTCTGCCGTGGCACGCACCGGTCGCGTCGGAGACGGGAAGATCTTCATCACGTCGGTCGAAGACGTCATTCGGATTCGTACGGGTGAGTCCGGCGGAGAAGCCATCTGA
- a CDS encoding P-II family nitrogen regulator — MKKIEAIIRHFKLEEVKDALTQIGVQGMTVSEVRGFGRQKGHKEQYRGAEYTVDFLPKVKMEVIVDDDDAKKVIDTILQTARTGQIGDGKIFVSALDEAIRIRTGETGGESL; from the coding sequence ATGAAGAAAATTGAGGCCATCATCCGCCACTTCAAACTCGAAGAGGTCAAGGATGCCCTCACCCAGATCGGGGTGCAGGGAATGACCGTCTCCGAGGTCCGTGGCTTCGGCCGACAGAAAGGGCACAAGGAGCAGTATCGCGGGGCCGAGTACACCGTCGACTTCCTTCCCAAGGTCAAAATGGAAGTCATTGTCGACGACGATGACGCCAAAAAGGTCATCGACACCATCCTTCAGACAGCCCGCACCGGTCAGATCGGCGACGGAAAGATCTTCGTCAGCGCTCTGGACGAAGCCATCCGGATCCGTACGGGTGAAACCGGAGGCGAGTCACTCTAG